From the Lentisphaera araneosa HTCC2155 genome, the window GGTGAAAACGTTGGTGCACTTCTCCGTGGTGTTAAAAAAGAAGACGTACAGCGTGGTCAGATCCTTTGTAAGCCTGGTTCTGTAACTCCTCACACAAAATTCGAAGGTCAAGTCTACATCCTCTCTAAAGATGAAGGTGGACGTCACAAGCCTTTCTTCGCTGGTTACCGTCCTCAGTTCTACTTCAGAACGACTGACGTAACAGGTGTTATCAACCTCGAAGAAGGTCGCGACATGGTTATGCCTGGTGATGACCTAACAATTACAGCCGAGCTCATTCAGCCTATCGCTATGGAAGAGCAACTTCGTTTCGCTATCCGTGAGGGTGGTAGAACTGTAGGTGCAGGCGCTGTTACAAAAATCATCGCATAGGTCGTTACAATGGCACGCGAAATTGTAACTCTACAGTGTACTGAAACTGGCGAAAGAACTTACTCTACTACTAAGAATAAGACCAACACTCCTGGTCGTCTTGAGAAGAAGAAGTACAATCCCAAAGTTCGTAGACACACACTGTATAGAGAGACCAAGTAAAATTCAAAACTGCAGGAGAGTAGCTCAGCTGGTAGAGCATCGGTCTCCAAAACCGAGGGTCGCAGGTTCGAACCCTGTCTCTCTTGCCAGTTTTTTAAGTTAATCTGAGGAATAAAATGTCTAATCCAATTAGAAAAGTTAGTAAGTATACAATCGATGTCGTTGAAGAGCTTAAACGCTGTTCATGGCCAGGTAAATCAGAGTTGGTTCAGTCCAGTATTTTGGTTCTGATCACCTGTATTTTACTTGCAATATTTGTACAGTTTGCTGATGGCATTCTTCAGAAGCTTATTGAAGCAATCTAAACCGTCTTTTTCATCGGTAACTTAAGGTAATAAAGGAATCATATAAAAAATGGAAAAGCTCGGTCAATGGTACACGCTACAAGCTCTCTCCGGAAAAGAAAATAAAGCTCGTCAGGACTTAGAACGTCGCATTGAACAAGATTCAATGCAAGATTCAGTCCTCGAGGTTTTGCTTCCTACGGAGAAGGTGACTACTGTGCGCCAGGGTAAGAAAATTACCCAAAACAGAAAGTTCTATCCCGGTTACCTATTTGTCAATGTTGACCTGATTGACGAGAACGGGACTATGAAAGAAGATGTCTGGCATTTTGTCAAAAATACATACGGCATTATCAACTTCCTCGGTGGAGATAAACCTGTGCCTCTCTCAGATGATGAGATTCAGATATTAAGCGTCAGCTTGAGAAAACCGAAGATGTTGCTAAGCCAAAAGTTGAATACACTGTTGGTGAGATTATCAAAATCAAAGAAGGTCCGTTCGAAAGTTTCGAAGGGACTGTAACTGAGGTTGATATCGAT encodes:
- a CDS encoding transcription termination/antitermination NusG family protein — encoded protein: MEKLGQWYTLQALSGKENKARQDLERRIEQDSMQDSVLEVLLPTEKVTTVRQGKKITQNRKFYPGYLFVNVDLIDENGTMKEDVWHFVKNTYGIINFLGGDKPVPLSDDEIQILSVSLRKPKMLLSQKLNTLLVRLSKSKKVRSKVSKGL
- the rpmG gene encoding 50S ribosomal protein L33 — translated: MAREIVTLQCTETGERTYSTTKNKTNTPGRLEKKKYNPKVRRHTLYRETK
- the secE gene encoding preprotein translocase subunit SecE gives rise to the protein MSNPIRKVSKYTIDVVEELKRCSWPGKSELVQSSILVLITCILLAIFVQFADGILQKLIEAI